The nucleotide window CGCCGTACGCCGCGCCGAGGAGCTGGCCGCGGTGGAGGCCCTGGTCATCCCGGGCGGCGAGTCCACCACCATGTCCAACCTGGCGGTCGCCTTCGGCCTGCTGGAACCGCTGCGCGCCCGGATCGCCGAGGGCATGCCCGCCTACGGCTCCTGCGCCGGCATGATCATGCTCGCCGACAAGATCCTCGACGGCCGCGCCGACCAGCGCACCCTCGGCGGCATCGACATGACGGTGCGCCGCAACGCCTTCGGCCGGCAGAACGAGTCCTTCGAGGCGGTCGTCGAGGTGGCCGGCGTCGGCCCGGTCGAGGGCGTCTTCATCCGCGCGCCGTGGGTGGAGTCGGTCGGCGCCGGGGTCGAGGTGCTGGCCCGGCTCACCGACGGCACCGTGGTCGCGGTACGCCAGGGCAACCTGCTGGCCACCTCGTTCCACCCCGAACTCACCGGCGACCACCGGGTGCACCGGCTCTTCGTGGAGATGGTCCGCGCCCGCCGCGCCGACTGACCCGCGCGCCGGCGGCACGGGGCCGGAGCGGGACCGGTGCCGCCGTTTCGCGGGTGGGCGGCCGGTGCGCCCCGGCGATCCCGGTAGGATCGCAGCAGTTCATTGGCAAGTTGGTGACGTGAAGGAGACAGGCGGATGTCCGGCCACTCTAAATGGGCTACGACCAAGCACAAGAAGGCCGTGATCGACGCCAAGCGCGGCAAGCTCTTCGCGAAGCTGATCAAGAACATCGAGGTCGCGGCCCGCACCGGCGGCGCCGACCCGGACGGCAACCCGACGCTCTACGACGCCATCCAGAAGGCGAAGAAGAACTCGGTCCCCAACAAGAACATCGACAGCGCGGTCAAGCGCGGCGCGGGCCTGGAGGCCGGCGGCGCCGACTACCAGACCATCATGTACGAGGGCTACGGCCCCAACGGGGTCGCCGTGCTCATCGAGTGCCTCACCGACAACCGCAACCGCGCCGCCTCCGAGGTGCGCGTCGCCATGACCCGCAACGGCGGCTCCATGGCCGACCCCGGCTCGGTGTCGTACCTGTTCAACCGCAAGGGCGTGGTGATCGTCCCCAAGGGTGAGCTGACCGAGGACGACGTGCTCGGCGCGGTGCTCGACGCCGGCGCCGAGGAGGTCAACGACCTCGGCGAGAACTTCGAGGTGGTCAGCGAGCCGGGCGACCTGGTGGCGGTGCGCACCGCCCTCCAGGAACAGGGCATCGACTACGAGTCCGCGGAGGCCAACTTCGTCCCCACCATGCAGGTGGAGCTGGACGAGGAGGGCGCGCGTAAGATCTTCAAGCTGATCGACGCGCTGGAGGACAGCGACGACGTGCAGAACGTCTTCGCCAACTTCGACGTGTCCGACGACATCATGGAGAAGGTCGAGGCCTGACCGAGGGTGTGACGGCGGGTCGGCGGGCGGGTGGTGGCACCCCCCACCGGCCCGCCGTCGTTGTCGGTGGCACCCGATAGCCTCCAGGGGACGCCGGTGACGTGCCGTCCGGCGACGGGGAAGGGAGGGGCGTGATGCGGGTGCTCGGTGTGGACCCGGGGCTGACCCGGTGCGGCATCGGCGTGGTGGACGGCGCCCCCGGCAAGCCGCTGCGGATGGCCGGGGTCGGGGTGGTGCGCACCCCGGCGGACGCCCCCATCGGGGAGCGCCTGGTGCTGATAGAACGCGGCATCGAGAGCTGGCTCGACGAGCACCGGCCCGAATTCGTCGCCGTGGAGCGGGTGTTCAGCCAGCACAACGTGCGCACCGTGATGGGCACCGCCCAGGCGAGCGCGGTGGCCATCCTCTGCGCCTCGCGCCGCGGGCTGCCGGTCGCGCTGCACACCCCCAGCGAGGTCAAGGCCGCCGTCACCGGCTCCGGCCGGGCCGACAAGGCGCAGGTCGGCTCGATGGTCACCCGGCTGCTGCGGCTCGCCGCGCCGCCGAAGCCGGCCGACGCCGCCGACGCCCTCGCGCTCGCCATCTGCCACATCTGGCGCGCCCCGGCCACCAACCGGCTCCAGCGCGCGGTCGAGAAGCTGGCCGCCGCGCAGCCGTCCGCCACCGGCCCGTCCGCCGTGAACCCGGCCGTCGAGAACAGGAGAGGCACCGCATGATCGCCTTCGTGACCGGACCGGTCGCCGCCGTCGCCCCCGACTCGGCCGTGATCGAGGTCGGCGGCGTCGGCATGGCCGTCCAGTGCACCCCGGGCACCCTGGCCGGGCTGCGGGTGGGGGAGCGGGCCCGGCTCGCCACCTCACTGGTCGTCCGGGAGGACTCGCTGACCCTGTACGGCTTCGCCGACGACGACGAACGCCAGGTCTTCGAACTCCTCCAGACCGCCAGCGGTGTCGGACCCCGGCTCGCCCAGGCGATGCTCGCCGTCCACTCGCCCGAGGCGCTGCGGCTCGCGGTGGCCCAGGGCGACGAGAAGGCGCTGACCGCGGTGCCGGGCATCGGCAAGAAGGGCGCCCAGCGGCTGCTGCTGGAGCTGAAGGACCGGCTCGGCGCGCCCACCGGCGCGGCCGCCGCCCGTACGGTGGCCGCCTCCGCGCCCCCCGCCTGGAGCGATCAGCTGCACTCCGCCCTGGTCGGCCTCGGCTACCAGCCCAAGGAGGCCGAGGAAGCGGTCGCCGCGGTCGCCCCGCAGGCCGAGGCGGCGGCCGGGGAGGGCAAGGCCCCGGACGTCTCCACCCTGCTGCGCGCCGCCCTGCGCACCTTGAACCGCACCCGCTGACCCGCCCCGCACCCGCGACCCCGACCCGTACCGCCTGCCTGAGGACCTCGATGACCTGGGACGAGACCGACTCCGCCGCCTCCGACCGCCTGGTCGCCGCCCTCGCCGACGGCGAGGACCGCGCGGTCGAGGCGGCGCTGCGCCCCAAGGACCTGGCCGAGTTCGTCGGCCAGGAACGCGTCCGGGAACAGCTCGACCTGGTCCTCAAGGCCGCCCGGCAGCGCGGCGGCACCGCCGACCACGTCCTGCTCTCCGGCGCCCCCGGCCTGGGCAAGACCACCCTGTCCATGATCATCGCGGCCGAGATGGGCGCCCCGATCCGGATCACCTCCGGTCCGGCGATCCAGCACGCCGGTGATCTCGCGGCCATCCTCTCCTCGCTCGCCGAGGGCGAGGTGCTCTTCCTCGACGAGATCCACCGCATGTCGCGGCCGGCCGAGGAGATGCTCTACATGGCGATGGAGGACTTCCGGGTCGACGTCGTGGTGGGCAAGGGCCCCGGCGCCACCGCCATCCCGCTGGAGCTGCCGCCGTTCACGCTGGTCGGCGCCACCACCCGGGCCGGTCTGCTGCCGCCGCCGCTGCGCGACCGCTTCGGCTTCACCGGCCACATGGAGTTCTACGCCCCGGCCGAGCTGGAGCGGGTGCTGCACCGCTCGGCCCGGCTGCTCGACGTCCCGCTGGACGCCGAAGGAGCCGCCGAGATCGCCGGCCGCTCCCGCGGCACCCCCCGCATCGCCAACCGCCTGCTGCGCCGGGTACGGGACTTCGCCCAGGTCAAGGCGGACGGCGTGGTCACCCGCGAGGTGGCCGCCGCGGCGCTCGACGTGTACGAGGTCGACGGGCGCGGCCTCGACCGGCTCGACCGCGCGGTGCTCGACGCGCTGCTGCGGCTCTTCGGCGGCGGCCCGGTCGGCCTGTCGACGCTGGCCGTCGCGGTCGGCGAGGAACGTGAGACCGTGGAAGAGGTCGCCGAACCGTTTCTGGTCCGTGAAGGACTGCTGGCCCGTACGCCCCGTGGCCGGATCGCCACCCCCGCGGCCTGGGCCCACCTGGGCCTGGCACCCCCGCAGGGCACCGGCGCTCCTGGTCAGCAGGGCCTGTTCGGGCCATGACGGCGCGGAGACTCGCCGCTTCCGGAACCGCAGTGGGATGCTGGGCGTTGTTACCGAGGTGCGGGTTCGCCTAGACTCCGCCGACGCCTCCCCGCAAGGACGGCGCCCCATCCGTAGACCAGGCCGCGCGCATGTGGCCATGCGAAGGAAACCCCCCAGGCCGTGAATTACGCCACGTTCCTCCCCTTCATCCTGATCATCGGCGTCATGTTCCTCATGACGCGCTCGGCCAAGAACAAGCAGCGCCAGGCCGCCCAGATGCGCGACCAGATGCAGCCCGGTTCCGGTGTCCGGACCATCGGCGGCATGATCGCCCGCGTCAAGGAGGTCCGGGACACCACGGTGCTCCTCGAGATCGAGCCCGGTGTGCACGCCCTCTTCGCCAAGACCGCCGTCGCCACGGTGCTGCCCGACGAGGAGTTCGAGCGCCTGGTCAGCAACGACGTCCCGCTCACCTTCGAGGAGCCGTCCGCGGCCGACGCCACCCCCGGCGACGCCGGTGACGAGCCGCACGAGGCCGCCGCCGAGGAGACCGACGCCACCGCCGGCCCGTCCCTCGTCAAGGACACGGCCGACGAGAAGGACGCGACGAAGGACGCCAAGGCCGACGGCAAGTAGCGTGTGAGGTCCGGCATGCCAGGGGCGTGCCGGGCCTTCGCCGGAGAGCGTTCGTTACGTCCTCACAACATTTCGTGGCCGCCCGTGGCACCGTTGGACGCGGAGCGGTTGGACAGGGAGAAACGAGAAGGTGGCAGCACCCAAGAAGGGGCGCAGGTCCCCGGGCGCACAGGGTCATCCCGGCCGCGCGCTGGCCGGGATCCTGGTGGCGTTGGTCGCGCTGACCGGAGCGATGTTCGTCTCCGGCGACACCACCCCGCGGCTGGGCATCGACCTGGCGGGCGGCACCAGCATCACGCTGACGGCGCACAACCCGCCCGGGCAGCCCAACGCGATCAACCCGACCAACATGAACACCGCCGTCAACATCATCAACCGGCGGGTCAACGGTCTGGGTGTCACCGAGTCCGAGGTGCAGACCCAGGGGAGCGACAACATCGTCGTCAACATCCCCAAGGGCACCAACAGCGATCAGGCGGCCAAGCAGGTCGGCACCACCGCCCGGCTGTACTTCCGCACCGTGGTGACCGAGGCGGCCGGCGCCCCCACCCCCTCCCCGTCCTCCAGCCCCTCGACGTCCCCCTCGGGCAAGGCCACCGGCAAGCCCTCCTCCGGCAAGGGCACCACCCCCTCGCCCAGCGCCACCACGCAGGGCCGGGCCGTCACCGACGCGCTGAAGAACCCGGGCGCCGGCGGCAAGCCGGCCACCCCGTCGGCCCCCGCCACCCCGCCGACCACGCCGGGCACCTCCAGCCTGGCGAGCGTGCCGCCCGCGGTGCAGAAGCAGTTCGCCGAGTTGGACTGCACCAAGCCGGCCCAGCGCAGCCAGGCCGGCGCCAACGCCACCGCGACCGACACCACCGTGGGATGCAGCCAGGACGGCAAGGCCAAGTACATCCTCGGCCCGTCCCAGGTCGACGGCAAGGACGTCACCAGCGCCAAGGCGGTCTTCGACACCCAGCAGGGCTCCGGCTGGACGGTCAGCCTCGGCTTCAACTCGCACGGCGCCAACCGCTTCACCGACGTC belongs to Streptantibioticus cattleyicolor NRRL 8057 = DSM 46488 and includes:
- the pdxT gene encoding pyridoxal 5'-phosphate synthase glutaminase subunit PdxT codes for the protein MTAVHPSPAAVPAQREASYRPAVGVLALQGDVREHLAALDAAGAEATAVRRAEELAAVEALVIPGGESTTMSNLAVAFGLLEPLRARIAEGMPAYGSCAGMIMLADKILDGRADQRTLGGIDMTVRRNAFGRQNESFEAVVEVAGVGPVEGVFIRAPWVESVGAGVEVLARLTDGTVVAVRQGNLLATSFHPELTGDHRVHRLFVEMVRARRAD
- a CDS encoding YebC/PmpR family DNA-binding transcriptional regulator — its product is MSGHSKWATTKHKKAVIDAKRGKLFAKLIKNIEVAARTGGADPDGNPTLYDAIQKAKKNSVPNKNIDSAVKRGAGLEAGGADYQTIMYEGYGPNGVAVLIECLTDNRNRAASEVRVAMTRNGGSMADPGSVSYLFNRKGVVIVPKGELTEDDVLGAVLDAGAEEVNDLGENFEVVSEPGDLVAVRTALQEQGIDYESAEANFVPTMQVELDEEGARKIFKLIDALEDSDDVQNVFANFDVSDDIMEKVEA
- the ruvC gene encoding crossover junction endodeoxyribonuclease RuvC, whose amino-acid sequence is MRVLGVDPGLTRCGIGVVDGAPGKPLRMAGVGVVRTPADAPIGERLVLIERGIESWLDEHRPEFVAVERVFSQHNVRTVMGTAQASAVAILCASRRGLPVALHTPSEVKAAVTGSGRADKAQVGSMVTRLLRLAAPPKPADAADALALAICHIWRAPATNRLQRAVEKLAAAQPSATGPSAVNPAVENRRGTA
- the ruvA gene encoding Holliday junction branch migration protein RuvA, with protein sequence MIAFVTGPVAAVAPDSAVIEVGGVGMAVQCTPGTLAGLRVGERARLATSLVVREDSLTLYGFADDDERQVFELLQTASGVGPRLAQAMLAVHSPEALRLAVAQGDEKALTAVPGIGKKGAQRLLLELKDRLGAPTGAAAARTVAASAPPAWSDQLHSALVGLGYQPKEAEEAVAAVAPQAEAAAGEGKAPDVSTLLRAALRTLNRTR
- the ruvB gene encoding Holliday junction branch migration DNA helicase RuvB; translation: MTWDETDSAASDRLVAALADGEDRAVEAALRPKDLAEFVGQERVREQLDLVLKAARQRGGTADHVLLSGAPGLGKTTLSMIIAAEMGAPIRITSGPAIQHAGDLAAILSSLAEGEVLFLDEIHRMSRPAEEMLYMAMEDFRVDVVVGKGPGATAIPLELPPFTLVGATTRAGLLPPPLRDRFGFTGHMEFYAPAELERVLHRSARLLDVPLDAEGAAEIAGRSRGTPRIANRLLRRVRDFAQVKADGVVTREVAAAALDVYEVDGRGLDRLDRAVLDALLRLFGGGPVGLSTLAVAVGEERETVEEVAEPFLVREGLLARTPRGRIATPAAWAHLGLAPPQGTGAPGQQGLFGP
- the yajC gene encoding preprotein translocase subunit YajC, with amino-acid sequence MNYATFLPFILIIGVMFLMTRSAKNKQRQAAQMRDQMQPGSGVRTIGGMIARVKEVRDTTVLLEIEPGVHALFAKTAVATVLPDEEFERLVSNDVPLTFEEPSAADATPGDAGDEPHEAAAEETDATAGPSLVKDTADEKDATKDAKADGK
- the secD gene encoding protein translocase subunit SecD — protein: MAAPKKGRRSPGAQGHPGRALAGILVALVALTGAMFVSGDTTPRLGIDLAGGTSITLTAHNPPGQPNAINPTNMNTAVNIINRRVNGLGVTESEVQTQGSDNIVVNIPKGTNSDQAAKQVGTTARLYFRTVVTEAAGAPTPSPSSSPSTSPSGKATGKPSSGKGTTPSPSATTQGRAVTDALKNPGAGGKPATPSAPATPPTTPGTSSLASVPPAVQKQFAELDCTKPAQRSQAGANATATDTTVGCSQDGKAKYILGPSQVDGKDVTSAKAVFDTQQGSGWTVSLGFNSHGANRFTDVTSQLAKQQPPNNQFAIVLDNQVVSSPSVSQPITGGQAEIYGSFTQQSAEDLANVLSYGALPLSFSISDRTTVSPQLGGEQLQGGLIAGAVGLALVVLYLLAYYRGLSFVAVVSLIVSAVLTYTIMALLGRAIGFALNLPAVCGAIVAIGITADSFIVYFERIRDELRHGRSLAPSVQRAWPRARRTILVSDFVSFLAAAVLFIVSVGKVQGFAFTLGLTTLLDVVVVYLFTKPLMTLLARRKFYAQGHPWSGLNPKSLGVQAPLRRGRRPARPEAKEA